One genomic segment of Paenibacillus durus includes these proteins:
- the carA gene encoding glutamine-hydrolyzing carbamoyl-phosphate synthase small subunit, with protein MQARLLLQDGTLFTGTAFGAEGEKTGEVVFNTGITGYQEVLSDPSYCGQIVTMTYPLIGNYGITRDDFESVRPFVHGFVVRRHETVPSNWRAEYSVDDLLKEYGIPGISDIDTRMLTRIIRHYGTMKAILTTSTKPVEELMEMMNDTSIAELRNQVARTSTASAYSSPGTKEKIVLVDYGAKTGILRELNNRGCDVIVVPHNVTAEEIRRLNPDGIQLSNGPGDPKDVPYAVKTISELLGEYPIFGICLGHQLFALACGADTEKLKFGHRGGNHPVKELESGRCYITSQNHGYTVNEDSVRGTELEITHINNNDKTIEGLKHTRYPAFSVQYHPEAAPGPHDSSYLFDRFLEMIAEHKRGTPAVSRQAQFAANARIAAPTPKQQLEAVKGAY; from the coding sequence ATGCAGGCAAGATTGCTGCTACAGGACGGAACGTTGTTTACTGGCACCGCATTCGGCGCAGAGGGCGAGAAGACTGGAGAGGTTGTATTTAATACGGGGATTACGGGATATCAGGAGGTACTGTCCGATCCTTCGTACTGCGGACAAATCGTGACGATGACGTATCCGCTGATCGGGAACTATGGCATCACTCGTGATGATTTTGAATCCGTGCGGCCCTTCGTACATGGCTTCGTCGTGCGCCGGCATGAGACGGTGCCGAGCAACTGGCGCGCCGAATACAGCGTCGACGACCTGCTGAAAGAGTATGGGATTCCCGGCATCAGCGACATTGATACCCGTATGCTGACGCGCATCATCCGCCACTATGGCACGATGAAAGCCATCCTGACCACTTCAACCAAGCCGGTGGAAGAACTGATGGAAATGATGAACGATACATCCATCGCAGAGCTGCGCAATCAGGTAGCCCGCACTTCTACCGCCAGCGCATACAGCAGCCCCGGAACCAAGGAAAAGATCGTGCTTGTGGACTACGGCGCCAAGACGGGGATTCTGCGCGAACTGAACAATCGCGGCTGCGATGTTATCGTCGTTCCCCATAATGTTACGGCCGAAGAGATCCGCCGCCTTAACCCCGACGGCATCCAGTTGTCCAACGGTCCTGGGGACCCCAAGGACGTGCCGTATGCAGTTAAGACCATCTCCGAGCTGCTCGGCGAATACCCGATCTTCGGCATCTGCCTCGGCCACCAGCTGTTTGCGCTGGCCTGCGGAGCAGACACCGAGAAGCTTAAATTCGGACACCGCGGCGGCAACCATCCGGTCAAGGAACTGGAAAGCGGACGCTGCTACATTACGTCCCAGAACCACGGCTACACCGTGAATGAAGATTCCGTACGCGGCACGGAGCTTGAGATTACGCATATCAACAACAACGATAAGACGATCGAAGGGCTGAAGCATACCCGCTATCCCGCTTTCTCGGTGCAGTACCATCCTGAAGCGGCGCCGGGACCGCATGACAGCAGCTATTTGTTCGACCGTTTTCTGGAAATGATCGCGGAGCATAAGCGGGGAACTCCCGCCGTTTCCCGCCAGGCGCAGTTTGCGGCGAACGCGCGAATCGCGGCTCCTACCCCGAAACAGCAGCTTGAAGCCGTGAAAGGAGCTTATTAA
- the pyrR gene encoding bifunctional pyr operon transcriptional regulator/uracil phosphoribosyltransferase PyrR — protein MIIEKNVIMDETAIRRALSRIAHEILEKNKGIEDCMLIGIRTRGVYLARRIAERIKEIEGVDVAYGELDVTPYRDDLEPGKNNNASDGDCNEKGTLIIPSGDSGTRDKKIILFDDVLYTGRTIRAAMDALMDCGRPRMIQLAVLADRGHREVPIRPDYVGKNVPTSRHESIEVALKEVDGMDEVHILSNWEAK, from the coding sequence ATGATTATCGAAAAAAACGTCATTATGGACGAGACGGCGATTCGCCGGGCGCTTTCGCGCATTGCCCATGAGATCCTAGAGAAGAACAAAGGCATCGAAGATTGCATGCTGATCGGCATCCGCACCCGAGGTGTATATCTGGCACGCCGGATCGCGGAGCGGATTAAGGAAATCGAAGGTGTGGATGTTGCATACGGCGAGCTGGATGTCACCCCTTACCGCGACGACTTGGAACCCGGGAAGAATAATAATGCCAGCGACGGAGATTGTAACGAAAAAGGGACGCTGATCATTCCCAGCGGCGATTCCGGCACTCGCGACAAAAAAATCATCCTTTTCGACGATGTTCTCTACACCGGACGCACGATTCGCGCGGCGATGGACGCGCTCATGGACTGCGGACGGCCGAGAATGATTCAACTCGCTGTACTGGCAGACCGGGGTCATCGGGAAGTGCCCATCCGCCCGGACTATGTAGGAAAGAACGTACCGACCTCAAGGCATGAATCGATTGAAGTAGCGCTGAAGGAAGTCGACGGAATGGACGAAGTGCACATACTATCGAACTGGGAGGCAAAATAA
- a CDS encoding dihydroorotase yields MNVIIKNASVLNTDGGLERKHIKIENGVISAILNESESAAEGSETIDAAGKLLVPGFIDMHVHLREPGFEHKETIETGSRSAAKGGYTTIACMPNTKPVTDSPEIVQFVKDKALEAGLVKVLPYAAITKGQQGQELTDFAALKEAGAIGFTDDGVGVQTAQMMKDAMSIAASMDMPVIAHCEDNSLVVGAPVAEGSFARKHGLKGIPNESEAIHVGRDILLAEATGVHYHVCHVSTEQSVRLIRQAKEIGIRVTAEVCPHHLLLSEEDIPSLDANWKMNPPLRSRRDVDACIEALLDGTIDIIVTDHAPHSAEEKAKGMQLAPFGIVGFETAFPLMYTKFVAAGKMDLSLLVKRMTSDPARVFGLSTGVLEPGAPADLTLIDLETEKEVDPNNFASKGRNTPFTGWKLKGWPVMTLTDGRVVWSEE; encoded by the coding sequence ATGAACGTGATCATCAAAAATGCCAGTGTTTTGAATACGGACGGCGGTTTGGAGCGCAAGCATATCAAGATTGAGAATGGCGTCATCTCCGCTATCCTGAACGAAAGTGAAAGTGCCGCGGAAGGCTCCGAGACGATTGATGCCGCCGGCAAGCTGCTTGTTCCGGGGTTCATCGACATGCATGTGCATTTGCGCGAACCGGGTTTTGAACATAAGGAAACGATTGAAACCGGCAGCCGCTCGGCGGCCAAAGGCGGATATACGACGATTGCCTGCATGCCGAACACCAAGCCGGTTACGGACAGCCCGGAAATCGTACAATTTGTAAAGGACAAGGCTCTCGAAGCCGGACTGGTTAAAGTGCTGCCCTATGCCGCGATTACGAAAGGACAGCAGGGACAAGAGCTTACGGATTTTGCCGCTCTCAAGGAAGCCGGAGCGATCGGCTTTACGGATGACGGTGTAGGCGTGCAGACGGCTCAAATGATGAAGGATGCGATGAGTATCGCGGCTTCCATGGATATGCCCGTAATCGCACACTGCGAGGATAATTCCCTGGTGGTTGGGGCTCCGGTAGCCGAAGGAAGCTTTGCCCGCAAGCATGGACTTAAAGGCATTCCGAACGAGTCGGAAGCGATCCATGTCGGACGGGATATTTTGTTGGCAGAAGCGACTGGCGTGCATTACCATGTGTGCCATGTCAGCACCGAACAGTCGGTTCGGCTGATCCGCCAGGCTAAAGAAATCGGCATCCGCGTAACCGCCGAGGTATGTCCGCATCATCTGCTGCTGTCCGAAGAAGATATCCCCAGCCTTGATGCCAACTGGAAAATGAATCCGCCGCTGCGCTCTCGCCGCGATGTGGATGCTTGCATCGAAGCGCTGCTTGACGGAACCATCGACATCATCGTGACGGACCACGCGCCGCACAGCGCGGAGGAGAAAGCCAAAGGCATGCAGCTTGCGCCGTTTGGGATTGTCGGATTCGAGACGGCTTTCCCGCTGATGTATACAAAGTTTGTCGCCGCCGGCAAGATGGATCTTTCCCTGCTGGTCAAGAGAATGACCTCCGATCCGGCCCGCGTGTTCGGTCTAAGCACCGGCGTTCTGGAGCCGGGAGCCCCGGCTGACCTGACGCTGATTGATCTGGAGACGGAGAAGGAAGTCGATCCGAATAACTTTGCCAGCAAGGGACGCAATACGCCGTTTACAGGCTGGAAGCTTAAAGGCTGGCCGGTGATGACCCTCACGGACGGCCGTGTTGTATGGAGTGAAGAATAA
- the pyrE gene encoding orotate phosphoribosyltransferase: protein MSPLLNRSEQIASYLLKIEAVALRPQEPFTWTSGIKSPIYCDNRLTLSYPEIRSYIADAFAELIAAEYPGTEVIAGTATAGIPHAAWVADKLNLPMAYIRDKAKGHGKQNQIEGIIAPGQKVIVIEDLISTGGSSIKAAQAVKEAGGEPLAVLAIFSYELDRATDAFKEAGIPLQSLSNYSTLIDVALGQGKIVASDVELLQSWRRDPSSFGN, encoded by the coding sequence GTGAGCCCATTGCTGAATAGAAGTGAACAAATTGCATCTTATCTGTTGAAGATCGAAGCCGTCGCGCTGCGTCCGCAGGAACCTTTTACCTGGACTTCGGGCATTAAGTCCCCGATCTACTGCGATAACCGTCTTACCTTGTCGTATCCGGAAATCCGCAGCTATATTGCCGACGCGTTCGCGGAACTGATTGCGGCCGAATATCCCGGTACGGAAGTCATCGCCGGAACGGCAACCGCCGGCATTCCGCATGCAGCCTGGGTCGCCGACAAGCTGAATCTGCCGATGGCCTACATCCGCGACAAAGCGAAGGGACACGGCAAACAGAACCAAATCGAAGGCATCATTGCACCCGGCCAAAAGGTCATCGTCATTGAAGACTTGATTTCGACCGGTGGCAGCTCGATTAAGGCTGCGCAGGCTGTGAAGGAAGCGGGAGGAGAACCGCTTGCGGTGCTGGCGATTTTCAGCTATGAATTAGATCGCGCAACAGACGCCTTCAAGGAAGCGGGCATCCCGCTGCAGAGCCTGTCCAATTACAGCACCCTGATCGACGTTGCGCTGGGGCAAGGCAAAATCGTGGCTAGCGATGTCGAGCTGCTTCAGTCGTGGAGACGCGATCCATCCTCTTTTGGAAACTGA
- a CDS encoding aspartate carbamoyltransferase catalytic subunit, which yields MTTATIMKERSLLGLKGLAQTEIAAILDRAAYWDKQTEKVSPVLASRFVSNMFFENSTRTRFSFEMAEKRLGAQVLNFTAAASSVEKGESIYDTVRTLESMGIDAGVVRLKPTGVLAQLSEKVSIPLINAGDGNNEHPTQALLDMYTMIKTFGEIKGLTVSIVGDIMHSRVARSNLWGLTKMGAKVQFCAPENMKAPELMEHAPYVTIDEALKADVVMMLRVQLERHASGMLQSAEEYRRQFGLTEERASRLSPNTVIMHPAPVNRNVEIDDAVVESAKSLIFPQMSNGVPVRMAVIERAIR from the coding sequence ATGACGACAGCTACCATAATGAAAGAACGCAGTCTGCTTGGACTGAAAGGGCTGGCTCAAACGGAAATTGCTGCAATATTGGATAGAGCGGCATATTGGGATAAGCAGACTGAAAAGGTAAGCCCGGTGCTTGCTTCCCGGTTCGTCTCGAACATGTTTTTTGAGAACAGCACGAGAACCCGGTTCTCATTTGAAATGGCGGAGAAACGTCTTGGCGCCCAGGTGCTGAACTTCACTGCCGCAGCTTCCAGCGTAGAAAAAGGCGAGTCGATTTACGATACCGTTCGCACCCTGGAGTCCATGGGCATCGACGCGGGCGTCGTACGGCTGAAGCCGACCGGTGTGTTGGCCCAGCTGTCGGAGAAGGTATCGATTCCGCTGATTAATGCCGGCGACGGCAATAATGAGCATCCGACGCAGGCGCTGCTGGACATGTACACCATGATTAAGACATTCGGTGAAATCAAAGGCTTGACCGTATCGATCGTCGGCGATATCATGCACAGTCGGGTGGCCCGCTCCAATCTGTGGGGGCTGACCAAGATGGGGGCCAAGGTGCAATTCTGCGCGCCCGAGAATATGAAAGCCCCTGAACTTATGGAGCATGCGCCTTACGTCACGATAGATGAAGCGCTGAAAGCGGATGTGGTCATGATGCTCCGTGTTCAGCTTGAACGTCACGCGAGCGGGATGCTGCAGTCGGCTGAGGAATACCGGCGGCAGTTCGGCTTGACGGAAGAGCGCGCCTCGAGATTAAGTCCGAATACGGTCATTATGCATCCGGCACCGGTCAACCGGAACGTCGAGATTGACGATGCGGTGGTGGAAAGCGCCAAATCGCTCATTTTTCCTCAAATGTCCAATGGTGTTCCGGTACGAATGGCTGTTATCGAGAGAGCAATCCGATAA
- the pyrF gene encoding orotidine-5'-phosphate decarboxylase, producing the protein MANRLMIPLDYPDAGQAKELIGKLKGIPCYMKVGMQLFYAAGPDFVRELKALGYSVFLDVKMHDIPNTVKGGAESVTALGVDMFNVHASGGSAMMAAAIEGIDAALRKNPALARPLVIAVTQLTSTSQAVMNSEIGIPGEVPDTVVRYAKLAADAGLDGVVASPLEAAAVSAACGPAFRTVTPGIRPSGSSLDDQSRVMTPGQAIRQGSHFLVVGRPITAAPDPRQAAEHIIEEMIQA; encoded by the coding sequence ATGGCCAATCGGTTGATGATCCCGCTTGATTACCCGGATGCCGGGCAGGCGAAGGAACTGATCGGCAAGCTGAAAGGCATCCCGTGCTACATGAAGGTCGGCATGCAGCTGTTCTACGCCGCCGGTCCGGATTTTGTCAGAGAGCTGAAGGCCCTTGGCTATTCCGTATTTCTTGATGTCAAAATGCATGATATCCCGAACACGGTAAAAGGCGGAGCCGAGAGCGTGACCGCCCTTGGCGTTGATATGTTCAATGTCCATGCATCCGGTGGCTCGGCCATGATGGCGGCCGCAATCGAGGGCATCGATGCGGCCCTGCGCAAGAACCCCGCGCTTGCCCGTCCGCTGGTTATTGCGGTGACCCAGCTTACCAGCACCAGCCAGGCGGTCATGAACAGCGAAATCGGCATTCCCGGCGAGGTGCCGGACACGGTCGTGCGGTACGCGAAGCTCGCCGCAGACGCCGGTCTGGACGGCGTAGTGGCGTCGCCGCTTGAAGCCGCAGCCGTATCGGCCGCCTGCGGTCCTGCCTTCCGCACCGTGACCCCGGGTATTCGTCCATCGGGATCTTCTCTGGACGACCAGAGCCGCGTCATGACGCCGGGACAAGCGATCCGGCAGGGCAGCCACTTTCTGGTTGTAGGACGGCCTATAACGGCAGCTCCTGATCCGCGTCAGGCTGCTGAGCATATTATTGAGGAGATGATTCAAGCGTGA
- a CDS encoding RluA family pseudouridine synthase, with amino-acid sequence MENDIVVWTVQEEYARERIDKYLTEAWEEEISRSQVQQWIEAGHVTVNGRTVKANYKLSTGDSITVTVPEPETSELTPEDIPLNIAYEDADVIVVNKPRGMVVHPAAGHPSGTLVNALMYHCKDLSGINGEIRPGIVHRIDKDTSGLIMAAKNDASHNSLAAQLKAHSVTRRYLAVVQGNVAHDQGTVDAPIGRDPHDRKLYTVTEKNSKTAVTHFTVLERFGDCTLLQLQLETGRTHQIRVHMKFIGHPLVGDPVYGRSKGIFMEGGQALHAAILGFVHPSTEEYLEFSAPLPEDMEELLARLRSR; translated from the coding sequence ATGGAGAATGATATCGTCGTCTGGACCGTTCAGGAGGAATACGCCCGAGAACGTATTGATAAATATTTAACCGAAGCTTGGGAAGAGGAAATCTCCCGCTCTCAGGTGCAGCAGTGGATCGAGGCGGGACATGTTACGGTAAACGGCAGGACGGTAAAAGCGAACTACAAGCTTTCTACGGGGGATTCAATCACCGTGACGGTTCCGGAGCCGGAGACCTCGGAGCTGACGCCGGAGGATATTCCGCTGAATATTGCTTATGAGGACGCCGACGTGATCGTCGTTAACAAGCCGCGCGGCATGGTCGTGCATCCTGCGGCGGGTCATCCCTCCGGCACACTGGTCAACGCCTTGATGTACCACTGCAAGGACCTGTCAGGAATTAACGGCGAGATTCGCCCCGGCATCGTGCACCGGATTGATAAGGACACATCGGGCCTCATTATGGCCGCCAAGAACGACGCCAGCCACAATTCGCTTGCCGCCCAGCTCAAAGCGCACAGCGTGACCCGCCGCTATTTGGCGGTCGTCCAAGGCAACGTGGCTCATGATCAGGGAACGGTGGACGCTCCAATCGGCAGAGACCCGCATGACCGGAAGCTGTATACGGTAACGGAGAAGAACAGCAAGACGGCGGTAACCCATTTTACCGTGCTGGAGCGGTTCGGCGATTGTACGCTGCTGCAGCTTCAATTGGAAACCGGCCGGACGCATCAGATTCGGGTACACATGAAATTTATCGGGCACCCGCTCGTCGGCGATCCCGTATACGGCCGGAGTAAAGGGATCTTTATGGAGGGCGGACAAGCATTGCACGCGGCTATACTCGGATTCGTCCATCCTTCCACGGAGGAATATCTGGAGTTTTCGGCACCGCTGCCTGAGGATATGGAAGAACTCCTCGCCCGCCTGCGGAGCAGATAA
- the carB gene encoding carbamoyl-phosphate synthase large subunit: MPKNDKLKKILVIGSGPIVIGQAAEFDYAGTQACQALKEEGVEVILINSNPATIMTDTNMADKVYIEPITLDFVTGIIRQERPDGLLPTLGGQTGLNMAVELARAGVLEQENVKLLGTQLHSIEKAEDRDLFRDLMRELEQPVPESTIVTTLEEALDFAAVIGYPLIVRPAYTLGGTGGGICANEEELRETVKAGIRYSPISQCLIEKSIAGMKEVEYEVMRDANDNCIVVCNMENFDPVGVHTGDSIVVAPSQTLSDREYQMLRSASLKIIRALNIEGGCNVQFALDPQSYQYYVIEVNPRVSRSSALASKATGYPIAKMAAKIALGYTLDEIINPVTGQTYACFEPTLDYIVSKIPRWPFDKFIYANRKLGTQMKATGEVMAIGRTFEESIHKAIRSLEIGVHRFKLPGAELLEDEVLKTRLAKPDDERIFLIAEAFRRGYQLQEIQDITQVDWWFLDKIEGLIGFEDRIREEESLTPETLYQAKRLGFTDRAIAELRSEGQPGGKQTKEAEVRTMRLGQGLKPVYKMVDTCAAEFEATTPYYYSTYETENEVIPSDKQKVVVLGSGPIRIGQGIEFDYSTVHAVWAIQKAGYEAVIINNNPETVSTDFNTSDRLYFEPLFFEDVMNVIEQEKPIGVIVQFGGQTAINLAAPLSAAGVKILGTSLESIDEAEDRKRFEALLSRLDIAQPKGSTVTTVEEAVGTAQSLGYPVLVRPSYVLGGRAMEIVYSDAELLSYMKEAVKVNPDHPVLIDRYMLGKEVEVDAICDGETVVIPGIMEHVERAGVHSGDSIAVYPPQHLEDSLKQKITDITIKIAKELKTVGLVNIQFVIYGGEVYVIEVNPRSSRTVPFLSKVTGIPMAHLATKVILGGKLKDDGYSEGLWPESDYVSVKVPVFSFAKLRRVEPTLGPEMKSTGEVMGRDRLYAKALYKGLIGAGMKIPTTGSIIITVADKDKDEAVELMKGFHRLGYKIIATGGTAAAMEKAGLNVMNVNKLGEGEPTIIDIIRSGQANFVFNTLTKGKTPERDGFLIRREAVENGIVCMTSLDTVTALLRMLETINFSSQSMPAFVGQ; the protein is encoded by the coding sequence ATGCCTAAGAACGATAAGCTTAAGAAAATACTCGTGATCGGTTCCGGACCGATCGTTATTGGCCAGGCAGCCGAATTCGATTACGCTGGAACCCAGGCCTGCCAGGCGCTCAAGGAAGAGGGCGTCGAGGTTATCCTTATTAACAGCAACCCCGCCACCATCATGACCGATACGAATATGGCGGATAAAGTATATATCGAACCGATTACACTCGATTTCGTGACCGGCATCATCCGCCAGGAGCGTCCGGACGGATTGCTCCCGACGCTCGGCGGGCAGACCGGCCTGAATATGGCCGTTGAGCTCGCGCGCGCCGGCGTGCTGGAGCAGGAGAACGTTAAGCTGCTCGGTACCCAACTGCATTCCATTGAGAAAGCGGAAGACCGCGACTTGTTCCGTGATCTGATGCGTGAACTGGAACAGCCCGTACCGGAGAGCACGATTGTTACGACGCTGGAGGAAGCGCTGGATTTTGCCGCGGTGATCGGCTATCCGCTGATTGTTCGTCCGGCCTATACGCTGGGTGGTACCGGCGGCGGCATTTGCGCGAATGAAGAAGAGCTGCGCGAGACGGTAAAAGCCGGTATCCGCTACAGCCCGATCAGCCAGTGCTTGATCGAGAAGAGCATCGCGGGCATGAAGGAAGTCGAATATGAAGTGATGCGCGACGCGAACGACAACTGCATCGTGGTCTGTAACATGGAGAACTTCGACCCTGTAGGCGTACACACCGGCGATAGCATTGTTGTGGCTCCGAGCCAGACGCTGTCCGACCGTGAGTACCAGATGCTCCGCAGCGCTTCGCTGAAGATTATCCGCGCGCTGAACATCGAAGGCGGCTGCAATGTGCAGTTCGCGCTTGATCCGCAGAGCTATCAATACTATGTCATCGAAGTGAATCCGCGCGTCAGCCGTTCGTCTGCGCTGGCGTCGAAGGCGACCGGCTATCCAATTGCCAAGATGGCGGCCAAAATCGCCCTTGGCTATACGCTTGATGAAATCATCAACCCGGTCACCGGGCAGACATATGCCTGCTTCGAGCCGACGCTGGATTATATCGTCAGCAAAATTCCGCGCTGGCCGTTCGACAAGTTCATCTATGCAAACCGCAAGCTCGGCACGCAGATGAAGGCTACCGGCGAAGTGATGGCAATCGGCCGCACCTTCGAGGAGTCGATTCACAAAGCGATCCGTTCGCTGGAGATCGGGGTTCACCGGTTCAAGCTTCCGGGAGCGGAACTGCTTGAAGATGAAGTGCTGAAGACCCGGTTGGCGAAACCGGACGATGAGCGTATCTTCCTGATTGCCGAGGCATTCCGCCGCGGATATCAGCTTCAGGAAATTCAGGATATTACCCAGGTCGACTGGTGGTTCCTTGACAAAATCGAAGGCTTGATCGGCTTTGAGGACCGTATCCGCGAGGAAGAGAGCCTGACGCCGGAAACGCTGTACCAGGCGAAGCGTCTGGGCTTTACCGACCGTGCTATTGCCGAGCTGCGCTCGGAAGGTCAGCCGGGAGGCAAGCAGACGAAAGAAGCCGAAGTTCGGACAATGCGTCTAGGGCAGGGGTTGAAGCCTGTGTACAAGATGGTCGACACCTGCGCGGCCGAATTCGAGGCGACCACCCCTTACTATTACTCAACTTATGAAACCGAGAATGAAGTAATTCCGTCCGATAAGCAAAAAGTGGTTGTGCTCGGCTCCGGCCCGATCCGTATCGGCCAGGGCATCGAGTTCGACTACTCTACGGTACATGCCGTCTGGGCGATCCAGAAGGCAGGTTATGAAGCGGTTATTATCAATAATAATCCGGAGACCGTGTCTACCGACTTTAACACATCCGACCGTCTTTACTTCGAGCCGCTGTTCTTCGAGGATGTCATGAATGTGATCGAGCAGGAGAAGCCGATCGGCGTTATCGTACAGTTCGGCGGACAGACGGCGATCAACCTGGCAGCTCCGTTGAGCGCAGCCGGAGTGAAGATTCTCGGAACGAGCCTGGAAAGCATCGACGAGGCGGAAGACCGCAAGCGGTTCGAAGCGCTGCTGTCGCGGCTTGATATCGCACAGCCGAAAGGCAGTACTGTAACGACGGTTGAGGAAGCCGTGGGTACCGCCCAATCGCTTGGTTATCCGGTTCTGGTACGTCCTTCCTATGTGCTTGGCGGCCGCGCGATGGAGATCGTCTACTCCGATGCCGAACTGCTGAGCTACATGAAAGAGGCGGTCAAGGTCAATCCGGATCATCCCGTGCTGATCGACCGCTACATGCTGGGCAAAGAGGTTGAAGTCGACGCCATTTGCGACGGCGAAACCGTGGTTATTCCCGGCATCATGGAGCATGTGGAACGCGCAGGCGTCCATTCCGGCGACTCCATCGCAGTCTATCCTCCGCAGCATCTGGAAGACAGCCTGAAGCAGAAAATCACTGATATCACGATCAAGATCGCTAAGGAATTGAAGACGGTCGGACTGGTCAACATTCAGTTTGTCATCTACGGCGGCGAAGTGTACGTCATCGAAGTGAATCCGCGCTCGTCGCGTACTGTTCCGTTCCTGAGCAAGGTAACGGGTATCCCGATGGCCCATCTGGCCACGAAGGTCATTCTCGGCGGCAAGCTGAAGGACGATGGCTACAGTGAAGGGCTGTGGCCGGAGAGTGATTACGTCTCTGTCAAAGTGCCGGTCTTCTCGTTCGCCAAGCTGCGCAGAGTAGAGCCGACGCTTGGTCCGGAAATGAAGTCCACCGGTGAAGTAATGGGCCGCGACAGACTTTATGCAAAAGCTCTGTATAAAGGCCTGATCGGCGCGGGCATGAAAATTCCGACAACCGGGTCGATTATCATAACCGTGGCTGATAAGGATAAAGATGAGGCAGTCGAGCTGATGAAAGGCTTCCACCGACTGGGATACAAAATCATCGCCACAGGCGGCACTGCAGCGGCTATGGAGAAAGCGGGCCTCAACGTCATGAACGTCAACAAGCTCGGCGAAGGCGAGCCTACCATTATCGACATTATCCGCAGCGGCCAGGCGAACTTCGTGTTCAATACGCTCACGAAGGGCAAGACGCCAGAGCGCGACGGCTTCCTTATCCGCCGCGAAGCGGTCGAGAACGGCATCGTCTGCATGACGTCTCTTGATACCGTAACCGCGCTGCTGCGCATGCTGGAGACGATCAACTTCTCCTCGCAGTCGATGCCGGCTTTTGTAGGACAATAA
- a CDS encoding LL-diaminopimelate aminotransferase has protein sequence MSVEHYQNTYIQNNFADRIGGSNYGKDTNIYKFEKIKRAKASAKQDFPDIELIDMGVGEPDEMADAGIVAKLAEEAAKEENRGYADNGIAEFKEAAAKYLKEVFNVNGIDPVTEVLHSIGSKPALAMLPSAFINPGDITIMTIPGYPVLGTHTKYLGGQVYNVELKKENNFLPDLSSIPEDIAYKAKLLYLNYPNNPTGASATPHFFAEVVAWAKKYNVVVIHDAPYAALTYDGLKPLSFLSVRGAKDVGVELHSLSKSYNMTGWRIGFVAGNPLIVKAFGDVKDNNDSGQFIAIQKAAAYGLAHPEITEAIAAKYSRRHNLLVDALNSLGFKATKPKGSFFLYVEAPKGVKGGRRFESGEDFSQYLIREKLISTVPWDDAGAFVRFSVTFVAKGEEEELRVISEIKRRLSDVEFEF, from the coding sequence ATGAGCGTTGAACACTATCAGAATACGTATATTCAGAACAATTTCGCAGATCGCATCGGCGGATCGAACTATGGCAAGGACACCAATATTTATAAGTTTGAGAAGATTAAACGCGCCAAGGCTTCGGCCAAACAAGACTTCCCCGATATTGAACTGATCGATATGGGCGTCGGCGAACCGGATGAGATGGCGGATGCGGGCATCGTCGCCAAGCTGGCCGAAGAAGCCGCCAAGGAAGAGAACCGCGGTTATGCCGATAACGGCATTGCCGAATTTAAAGAAGCTGCTGCTAAGTACCTGAAAGAGGTATTTAACGTCAACGGCATTGACCCTGTAACCGAGGTGCTGCACTCCATTGGCTCGAAACCGGCGCTTGCGATGCTGCCTTCCGCTTTTATCAACCCGGGCGATATTACGATCATGACCATTCCGGGCTATCCGGTGCTGGGCACCCATACGAAATATTTGGGCGGACAAGTCTACAATGTCGAGCTTAAGAAGGAGAACAACTTCCTTCCCGACCTGAGCTCCATTCCGGAAGACATCGCATACAAGGCGAAGCTTCTCTACCTGAACTATCCGAACAACCCGACGGGTGCAAGCGCGACTCCGCATTTTTTTGCCGAAGTAGTGGCTTGGGCGAAGAAATACAATGTTGTCGTCATTCACGACGCCCCATATGCGGCACTGACATATGACGGCCTGAAGCCGCTGAGCTTCCTGTCCGTTCGCGGCGCCAAGGACGTTGGCGTTGAGCTGCATTCTCTTTCGAAGTCTTACAACATGACCGGTTGGAGAATCGGGTTTGTAGCCGGCAATCCGCTGATCGTCAAGGCGTTCGGCGACGTTAAGGACAATAACGATTCCGGTCAGTTTATCGCGATTCAGAAAGCGGCGGCCTACGGCCTTGCCCATCCGGAAATCACGGAAGCGATCGCGGCCAAATATTCCCGCCGTCACAACCTGCTGGTTGATGCGCTGAACAGCCTTGGCTTCAAGGCGACGAAACCGAAGGGCTCTTTCTTCCTCTATGTGGAAGCGCCGAAGGGCGTCAAGGGCGGACGCCGCTTTGAGTCCGGCGAGGATTTCTCCCAATATCTGATTCGCGAGAAGCTGATCTCCACCGTGCCTTGGGATGATGCGGGCGCGTTCGTGCGATTCTCCGTCACTTTTGTCGCTAAAGGTGAAGAGGAAGAACTGCGCGTTATTTCGGAAATCAAACGCCGCCTGAGCGACGTCGAATTTGAATTTTAA